A stretch of the Malus sylvestris chromosome 10, drMalSylv7.2, whole genome shotgun sequence genome encodes the following:
- the LOC126587603 gene encoding ER lumen protein-retaining receptor-like → MNIFRLAGDMTHLASVLVLLLKIHTIKSCAGISLKTQELYAIVFAARYLDIFTDFISLYNTVMKLIFLGSSFSIVWYIREHKIVRRSYDKDQDTFRHVFLLLPCVFFALIINEKFTFMEVLWTFSLYLEAVAILPQLVLLQRTRNIDNLTGHYVLLLGAYRALYILNWIYRYFTEPHYIHWIPWISGLVQTLLYADFFYYYFHSWKNNKKLQLPA, encoded by the exons ATGAATATATTCAGATTAGCAGGCGACATGACCCACCTGGCCAGCGTCCTCGTCTTGCTCCTCAAGATCCACACTATCAAATCGTGCGCCG GTATTTCTTTGAAGACTCAAGAACTCTATGCCATTGTTTTTGCTGCTCGCTACCTGGACATTTTCACCGATTTTATATCTCTGTATAATACCGTCATGAAGTTGATATTCCTGGGGAGTTCGTTTTCAATTGTTTGGTACATTAGGGAGCACAAGATTGTTCGTAGGTCCTATGATAAAGACCAAGACACCTTCCGCCATGTTTTTCTTTTGCTGCCATGTGTGTTCTTTGCCCTAATAATCAATGAGAAATTCACCTTTATGGAG GTCTTGTGGACATTTTCATTATATTTAGAAGCCGTTGCTATACTTCCTCAGCTTGTGCTGTTGCAGAGAACAAGAAACATTGACAACTTGACCGGCCATTATGTGTTACTTCTTGG TGCATACCGAGCTTTATACATTCTCAACTGGATTTACCGCTACTTCACTGAACCACACTATATCCATTGGATAC CATGGATTTCCGGGCTTGTTCAAACACTGCTGTATGCCGATTTCTTCTACTACTATTTCCACAG CtggaaaaacaacaaaaagcTCCAGTTACCGGCTTGA